The Ramlibacter sp. PS4R-6 nucleotide sequence AACTACACGCATCCCGCCTTCAAGGAGGCGGCGCTGGCCATGCTGCCGCTGGCCACGGGCATCTCGGCGTGGGGCCTGATGACCGGCGTGGCGATGGTCAAGTCCGGCATGAGCGTGGTCGAGGCGCTGGCCATGACCTTCCTCGTCTACGCCGGCAGCTCCCAGCTGGCGTCGATCCCGCTCATCGTGGCCGGCGCGCCGATCTGGGTGATCTGGGCCACGGGCTTTTGCGTCAACCTGCGCTTCGTCGTGTTCAGCCTGCACCTGCGGCCGTACCTGATGCACATGCCGCGCTGGCGCCGGCTGGTGAACGGCTACCTCACCGCCGACATGAGCTACGCGATGTTCACGCGCCGCTTCCCCACGCCGGGCACGACGCCGGAGCGCAAGCGCGAGGAGG carries:
- a CDS encoding AzlC family ABC transporter permease; translation: MFFRRENYTHPAFKEAALAMLPLATGISAWGLMTGVAMVKSGMSVVEALAMTFLVYAGSSQLASIPLIVAGAPIWVIWATGFCVNLRFVVFSLHLRPYLMHMPRWRRLVNGYLTADMSYAMFTRRFPTPGTTPERKREEEAFLSGNYFVTWTSWMTASVIGIVLGNLVPTSWGLGFAGVLCLVGILASLANTPLRKLAAVIAGAAAVAAYALPLKLNIVVAITVAVAVSFWLERRAPAATQEPA